AACCGAACCCGGCTCAAATACCGTGCCGGCGAGATCGTCGGGCTTGAGGCGGACGGTGCATTTCATCCCCCCCAGCGCGAGCAGGTCGTCCGTGCGGAACCGGAGGTCTTCGGGCAACTGGTAATGGTCAACATTTCTCATGGTCAGGCTCCTGTGTGCGCTCCCGCACAAAGTAAGGCGCGCGCGAGTTGATCTCGAAATAGGTTCTGCTGATTACCTCCGACAACAGCCCCAGAAGTAGCACCTGCACGCTTACGATGCCCAGAAAAATCGCCACGGCGAAAAGCGGCTGGTCCTTAACGAAAATGCCGAGGTGATATTTTTTATAAAGAGTCACCGCAGCGAGCGCCGCCGCCAGCCCGCCCAGCGCGAGCCCCGTGCCGCCGAACAGGTAAATCGGGTTGCTCAGATACCGGCCCATGAATTTCACCGTCGCCAGATCAAGCAGCACTTTAAAAGTGCGCTCAAGACCGTATTTAGAGTCGCCGTTTATGCGGGGTCGGTGGTTGACTTCGATTTCCTTGATGCGGGCGCCCAGCGCCCCTGCGAGCGCGGGCATGAACCGGTGCATTTCGCCGTAGAGCCGCAGTTCTTTTAAAAAGCGCGCCCGGTAAAGCTTCAGGGTGCAGCCGTAGTCGTGCAGGCGCACGCCGGTTATGCCGGAAATGAGCGCGTTGGCTATGCGGCTGGGCAGGGTGCGGGTTATGGCGTTGTCGCGGCGGGTTTTGCGCCAGCCGCTTACGATATCGGTGTCCCGGTCGAGTGCGCGGAGCAGGGCCGGAATGTCGGCGGGATCGTTCTGTCCGTCGGCGTCCAGCAATACGATCAGTTCACCGTGCGAGTCGCTGATGCCGGCCGCTATCGCGGCGGTCTGGCCGCAGTTGCGTCCGAACCGGATGCCCCGCATGAACGGATACTTGCGGCAGGCGGCGGTTATCTCGGCATAGGAATCGTCGGAGGAGCCGTCGTCAGTCCATACCGCCTCGCAGTTGAGGCGGCTGTTCTCCGCCACGGCCGCGATTTCAGCCGCAAGCGCGGCGATATTCGCCTGCTCGTTGTAAACCGGTATGATTATGCTGATCAGCTGGCTGCGAGGCATTTTCGTCACTTTGAAAGCAGCAGATGCGCGTAAAGCTCCTCCTGCTGCCGCACCATGAAATCAATGTCGAAATCCGACAGGTCGGTTTCGTTCGCCGCGAACGCGATTTCGGCCCGCAGGTCGTCGTTCTTGAGCAGGTGGATAAGCGTATAGGACATCATTTTCGTGTCGTTCTGACGCACCAGAAATCCATTCTTTTCATGATGGATGATATCGGTCACTCCATCGGTCATATAGGCGACGCAGGGCAGTCCGCTTTTAACCGCCTGCACCAGACTGCGCGGCAGGCCTTCCCATAGCGAAGTGAGAATGAAAAGCGAAGAAAACGATAAAATCTGTCCCACATCCCTGCGCCAGCCCGGGAACAAGCACCGGTCCGCGATTTTAAGTTCGGCTATGGCGGCTTCCACTTCCGGCCGGAGCGGCCCGTCACCCAGATACAGAAACACCGCTTCCGGGCAGACGTTGAGAACATTGTACGCCACCGTCACGAAATCAAGCGGATTTTTCTGGGGTTTGAGGTTGCCCACGCTGACGACTATGGGCCAGTCTTCAGGAATGCCCAGCTCTTCCCGCAGCGCTGTTTCGTTGACGTTTTTTGGCGGATAGCCCGACAGTCTTATGCCGCTTCGTATCAGCCGGCGCTGCTCCTTCGTGCCGATCTGCAATTGTTCCGCCAGCGCCATATTGGTTTTTGAAACGAAAATCAGTTTGTCGGCATAGCGCGCGCATCTGCGCTCCAGGCTCTGGAAAAATTCCTCAGCCCGTTTTGGCTGGGTGCTGTTGAACCCGAACCCGTGAAAGGTATGAACTATAACCGGCACGCCCGCCAGTTTTCCGGCGATGCGGCCAAGAATTCCCGCTTTTGACGAATGCGTGTGAAGTATCTGGGGCCGCTTGCATAACAGAAACCACCACAGCGAGATCAGACAGAGCAAATCGCCCAGCGGATTTATTTCCCGTCTGAGAAAACGGAAAAAGTGAACCCTGATCCCGCTGCGCCGCACTTCTTCATCCAGCATTCCGCCCGTTCCGCACAGCAGATGCGTTTCAAACCGGGCATGATCCAGATTCCGGACGGTGTAGATTGTGTTGGCCTGCGCGCCGCCGAGCTCGAGTTTGGTTATCAGGTGAAAAACTTTTATTCGTTTTTTATGGTCTGGCATGTTTTTCCCTATGATTTTATTTCCGTGCCTGGAAAATAATGTTTCAGAATGGTTCTGTAGTCATAGCCGGATTCGGCGGCTTTCTGCGCTCCTTTCGCGCACAGCCCCCGGCCGGAGCCGGTGCCAATGCCGCGCACCAGAAAATAAGCGATTGAACTGCCGTCGTAAATCGGGATGACGTAATAAAAATCCGACCGCAGGGTGCCCGCTGCGAGCAGCCGGTTGAATTCCTGCGGGGTTAACGTAAAACTTTTGTCCCGGCTTTTAACCTCCACGGCTGTTACGGAACCGCGCCGGGTCCAGCCCAGCGGGGATACCGCGGTGACGGGCCGTGTTTTGTAAAGCCGCTTGAAGCGGGCGTTTACGGCGTCCGCGTCTATCAGCACGGTCCATTTGTCGGCGGCCCATTCGGTCGCCCAGCGCGGAGCGCACAGCAGGTCGGCGGGCGGAAGCGCGAGTATGCGCTGCACAAGCTGCGCGGGACCGGGCGGCAAAACCGTTGTCGAGCCGGAATCGCGCGCGCCATATTCCGTGGCTCCGCCGCACGCTTCGAACGCGCCGGCTGGCGCGGTGGTGTCAAGCACTTCGCCCGCGGTTGCGGAGACTGCCTGCACCGCCGCCTGTATTTCGGTGTTTATTCCGCCATACAGCAGACAGGCTTTTGAATCGCAGAAATTATACAGCGTGCCGGTGCTTGTCCGCACGGCTTCGGTTATTTGGGTGCGGATCGCCACAGCCAGCGCTTTTAACGCTTCCGGCTCGCGCATGCCGAACCGCAAAGGCATCATTGCGCCCGGCAGGAAGTCCTCCACAGTCGTGTTGTTGACCAGAATAAAGCCGGCTGAATCAGGGATGACAGTCAATGCGCCGCGCAGTTCCTTGTCATCAAGCATTTGTCCGAGCGGACCAGGAGCTTCCGCGTCTTTGACCAGAATGCCCGCGCCGCGGGTTTCCGGCTCCAGCCGGAACGGCTGGCTGGACAGATATTCCACATTCCCCCAGTTGTTCAGAACTGCCACTTCGCGGGTTTTGGCGTTGAAATGGATTGTCCAGTTATCCCCGCGTTTTCCCCGGCTGATAGGGCCGGCGGCCAGGTCGCAGACCGCGAAGCTGGAGGCGGCAATGAAATTCAGCTGCAAAAGCCGCGCCGGCGTGCCGTTGCTGTCGGCATACAGTGCGGCGTTTAACGGCGCGGAAGGAGTATTGCGAAAAAATCCGTTTAGCGGCGAGCCGGCTCGGGTGCGCGGGAAATAGCGCGCGGCATTGCCGTCCAGCTTTTTGTTGAGTCTGGCGAGAGTCGGCCCCACTTCAGGCGCATCCGGTTCGAGCGAGGCAAGTGTCGAATACGTTTGCCAGGTGCGCAGATAGTTGCCCGTTTTCGAATATAGCTTGTAGAGTTCAAATGCCGCGCTGTAATTCATCGAATCATGCTTGAGCGCCTGCTCGAAATAGATTTCGGCGGACGGTTCCTCCCCCCGCTCCACATTGAGGAGGCCCAGCATATAAGCGGAGAATGAAATGGTGTAAGGATCGGTAGAATAAACGGCTTTGAGTTTCTTGTCCGCGTCCTTGAATTTCCGGTCGAAGAACAGGGCCAGCGCCTCTCCAATGCGCGAGTCCGACGTGACGGCTGGCGCGTCCGCCATGGAAACCGCCCGCTGAAACGCTTCAACCGCCTGACGGTTTTTGCCCGCGGACAGATATGCCCAGCCCCGGAACAGCCCTATCACAGGGTCGTTAGCTTTGAGTCCGGACGCTTTGTCAAAGTAATCCAGCGCGGTTTTGACCTCGCCGTTGAAATAGTGTATAAACGCAAGGTTTTTTAGTGCGAGAAAGACTTCCTGCGTGCTGGACGAAGCCGCGATTTTCTGGTAGCGCTCCATACATTCCGCGCCGCGTCCGGCGGCGCAGGCTTTGGCTGCGGCGGCAAGCGCGTCCGATCCGTAATATTCCGTTTCGGAAACCGGGGGCTGCTCGCCAGCGAGCGGAACCGGCTCTTCCGCGGCATCATCAGGCGGCAGACGGAGTTCGCTGCGGGAGGTGGCGGCAATAATTTCCGGTCCGGCGGGTTGGGTGGCCGGTTCCTGCGCTAAAGCGAAACCTGCGGCAAAAAAAACCGCGAGAATTCCGACGTCAAACGCATAACGCCTTCCTCTAAAGTACACCATAAACCAAGTATAACATAATTAAAATGCATGCCGCTATGACTTTGCGGACGGCTTGATCATCCGGGCGTCGGCTCCGCCTGTATTGCGCGTGAGCCGGAACCGGCGGTGCGGCTTGAAGCGCGCCGTGCAACGGCGTTGGCGTTCACCGGCAACGGGTTCCGGCAATCCTGAATATGGCATTGCGGTTGTTTGTGCGCAGTAAAAATAAAGCCCTCCGGGTGCGCCGGAGGGCTTTGGAGAAACAGACCGGTCGTTTATCCCGCGCTGGCGGGGTCCGGCACAGCCGCATTGTTTTGCGCGGCTTTTTTGCCGCTGCCGGAACCGATGTTAAGGCCTTTATAGATGACGTTCGACAGAATCTGGCCGATTCCGCCCGACGCGAATTCGGGCATCCGCTGCCCTTTTATCAGCCCTTCGCTGTCTTTCTGCACCATGCTGTAGACGAGGTTCTTTGTATTGTCATAATGGAAAAGCTCGACGACATTGCCGTCCGCGTCTTTGCGGGTAAGCCAGCAATGCGCGTCATTCATTGTGTCGGTCCCCCCGATTTTCGGCAGGCCCAGCACAAAGTCGGACGAACCCAGCCCGTCCATTTTAAGCATATTGCGCAACAGCACCGCTTTGCCCGAGCAGTCCGAATATCTGCCTACGATGCCTTTGTAGGTGGATATGGCCGCGGCTTCCTCGGATGAAATGTAATATATCGGAGTGCCGTAAAGTTCGGGATGCGCGATCCAGGTGATTTCTTTCTCGATAACGGCGGCCCAGTCATCGGGAGTCACGGGGTTGTACTTGGTTTTCATTTCGGCATAGAACGCGTTTGTGTTTTTACCCGCGTTCATTGCCGAACCGGATATAGTATAGTAACGATACGCGCCGATTACCGTATTTCTGGCTCTGTCGCCGAACGACAGGGCTTCTTCCCCCGAGGCCATCTTGCCGGTTACATTGCCCAGCAAAGCGTTTGTGCCGACCGCGGCTCCGACCATCAGCCCGGTTGACAGCAGCGACGCTATCCCTATCCGCGCTATTTCGCCGCGGTTTTCGGATATCGTTTTCCCCAGCCTGCTGAAAAAATTTGAACTCTTTGAGCTCTGTTCTTTTTCCGGGTCCGGCTGCGATGCCGCCGGGTCAGCCGCGGCGGCCTGCTGTTTCTCCGCCTGTCTGGCCAGCCGTTTTGCTTCCATTCTGGCGATCGGTTTCCCCAGCACCTTATACGCGGCATCGTAGGCGACTTTGCCAAGCTTTTCACCCGCGCCCAGCGTGGCGAATGTCAGGCCGAAATAGGTCACCAGCGGGTTGCCGAGCACCACGCCGCCGAGCAGCATGGAAACTCCGGCCCCGATGCGCAGTCCGGTTGAGTGCTTGGCGATATAACCTATAACCGGTTTCGCCTTGCCCAGCGAATCCTTGTTGAAATCAAGCGACTTGATTATCGAACTGCTTACATGGTAGGCCGCCGCCGCGGGACCCCACAAAAGACCGCTTATCGCGCCGATCCCGGCGCCTGCGCCCAACGCGCCAAGCGTGCGCGCCAGCCGCCCTTTCCAGTTGTCGGCCGGAGGTTTGCCGACAAGCGGGTTCCATTTGGTTTCCTGCGACTCGTACTCTTTCTGTTCCTGCAGTTGCTGCTTCTGCTGCTGTTTCAGGGTCTGGCGTTCCTGTTTCTGCTGCTGTTTAAGGGCCTGCCGCTGCTGTTTCTGCTGCCGGCGCAGGTCTTTCGCGCTTAACCGTGCCGCGCCGGATTCGGCAGCGGCCACAGCCGGCTCCGC
The Elusimicrobiaceae bacterium DNA segment above includes these coding regions:
- a CDS encoding glycosyltransferase family 2 protein, with the translated sequence MPRSQLISIIIPVYNEQANIAALAAEIAAVAENSRLNCEAVWTDDGSSDDSYAEITAACRKYPFMRGIRFGRNCGQTAAIAAGISDSHGELIVLLDADGQNDPADIPALLRALDRDTDIVSGWRKTRRDNAITRTLPSRIANALISGITGVRLHDYGCTLKLYRARFLKELRLYGEMHRFMPALAGALGARIKEIEVNHRPRINGDSKYGLERTFKVLLDLATVKFMGRYLSNPIYLFGGTGLALGGLAAALAAVTLYKKYHLGIFVKDQPLFAVAIFLGIVSVQVLLLGLLSEVISRTYFEINSRAPYFVRERTQEPDHEKC
- a CDS encoding glycosyltransferase family 4 protein, translating into MPDHKKRIKVFHLITKLELGGAQANTIYTVRNLDHARFETHLLCGTGGMLDEEVRRSGIRVHFFRFLRREINPLGDLLCLISLWWFLLCKRPQILHTHSSKAGILGRIAGKLAGVPVIVHTFHGFGFNSTQPKRAEEFFQSLERRCARYADKLIFVSKTNMALAEQLQIGTKEQRRLIRSGIRLSGYPPKNVNETALREELGIPEDWPIVVSVGNLKPQKNPLDFVTVAYNVLNVCPEAVFLYLGDGPLRPEVEAAIAELKIADRCLFPGWRRDVGQILSFSSLFILTSLWEGLPRSLVQAVKSGLPCVAYMTDGVTDIIHHEKNGFLVRQNDTKMMSYTLIHLLKNDDLRAEIAFAANETDLSDFDIDFMVRQQEELYAHLLLSK
- a CDS encoding SpoIID/LytB domain-containing protein; amino-acid sequence: MVYFRGRRYAFDVGILAVFFAAGFALAQEPATQPAGPEIIAATSRSELRLPPDDAAEEPVPLAGEQPPVSETEYYGSDALAAAAKACAAGRGAECMERYQKIAASSSTQEVFLALKNLAFIHYFNGEVKTALDYFDKASGLKANDPVIGLFRGWAYLSAGKNRQAVEAFQRAVSMADAPAVTSDSRIGEALALFFDRKFKDADKKLKAVYSTDPYTISFSAYMLGLLNVERGEEPSAEIYFEQALKHDSMNYSAAFELYKLYSKTGNYLRTWQTYSTLASLEPDAPEVGPTLARLNKKLDGNAARYFPRTRAGSPLNGFFRNTPSAPLNAALYADSNGTPARLLQLNFIAASSFAVCDLAAGPISRGKRGDNWTIHFNAKTREVAVLNNWGNVEYLSSQPFRLEPETRGAGILVKDAEAPGPLGQMLDDKELRGALTVIPDSAGFILVNNTTVEDFLPGAMMPLRFGMREPEALKALAVAIRTQITEAVRTSTGTLYNFCDSKACLLYGGINTEIQAAVQAVSATAGEVLDTTAPAGAFEACGGATEYGARDSGSTTVLPPGPAQLVQRILALPPADLLCAPRWATEWAADKWTVLIDADAVNARFKRLYKTRPVTAVSPLGWTRRGSVTAVEVKSRDKSFTLTPQEFNRLLAAGTLRSDFYYVIPIYDGSSIAYFLVRGIGTGSGRGLCAKGAQKAAESGYDYRTILKHYFPGTEIKS